A genome region from Dolichospermum compactum NIES-806 includes the following:
- a CDS encoding DUF1517 domain-containing protein — MFNRMMGRTRYIVCRLFLHLKGDEVAPILGVLNSAARTAINADGDMDILGEELVQLCQTFLQYDEYWFSAANEGDVFWNEGETGDYVNELFTDSAQRYGANLDLNSSNQPLSLPATRNIIVMITVAAEGEIPELETDLANISALKAAFKALINLHYKHKLRAIQVHFSPAQLGDELSSDQLLEYYPELIPL, encoded by the coding sequence ATGTTTAATCGCATGATGGGCAGAACTCGCTATATTGTCTGTCGCTTGTTTTTGCATTTAAAGGGAGATGAAGTAGCTCCAATCTTAGGTGTTCTCAATAGTGCCGCTAGAACAGCCATCAATGCTGATGGAGATATGGATATTTTAGGAGAAGAATTGGTGCAACTATGCCAAACTTTTCTCCAATATGACGAATATTGGTTCTCTGCTGCCAATGAAGGTGATGTCTTTTGGAACGAAGGGGAAACAGGAGATTATGTCAATGAATTATTCACAGACTCAGCCCAAAGATATGGAGCTAATCTGGATTTGAATTCCTCAAATCAGCCCTTATCCCTTCCCGCCACCCGGAATATCATTGTCATGATTACAGTCGCGGCTGAAGGGGAAATTCCAGAGTTAGAAACCGATTTGGCTAACATCTCCGCCTTGAAAGCAGCCTTTAAAGCCCTAATTAATCTACACTACAAACATAAACTCCGCGCTATTCAAGTGCATTTTTCACCAGCCCAATTAGGTGATGAACTTTCCAGCGATCAATTATTGGAATATTATCCAGAATTGATTCCCCTGTAA
- a CDS encoding prephenate/arogenate dehydrogenase — translation MKIGIVGLGLIGGCLGFDLRSQGHYILGVSRRESTCEKAVKLGSVDQASVDLSLLASADVVFICTPIGLIVPQVKELITHLPKTTIITDVGSVKTPIVETISPLWENFVGGHPMAGKTDVGIEAAQRDLFVNRPYVLTPVETTPSDAVIIVEEIVRSLGSIIYHCQPEQHDRAVSWISHLPVMVSASLIAACLSEQDPEIATLAQNFASSGFRDTSRVGGGNPELGVMMAQYNRQALLHSLYQYRENLSEFIHIIEQEKWELLAEKFKFNQQARPDFVE, via the coding sequence ATGAAAATTGGTATTGTAGGACTGGGACTCATTGGTGGTTGTTTAGGTTTCGATTTACGATCGCAAGGACATTATATTTTAGGTGTCAGCCGTCGTGAATCAACCTGTGAGAAAGCAGTTAAACTTGGTAGTGTGGATCAAGCATCGGTAGACTTGAGCTTGTTGGCATCAGCAGACGTTGTATTTATTTGTACCCCTATAGGACTGATAGTCCCCCAAGTAAAAGAATTAATAACTCATTTACCAAAGACTACCATTATCACTGATGTTGGTTCAGTTAAAACACCCATAGTAGAAACGATTTCTCCTTTATGGGAAAATTTTGTGGGTGGTCATCCCATGGCGGGCAAAACTGATGTCGGTATAGAAGCAGCACAGCGAGATTTGTTTGTCAATCGGCCTTATGTATTAACGCCGGTGGAAACAACACCAAGTGATGCTGTAATAATTGTAGAAGAAATTGTGCGATCGCTCGGTTCTATTATCTACCATTGTCAACCAGAACAACATGACCGGGCTGTGAGTTGGATTTCCCATTTACCTGTAATGGTGAGCGCCTCCTTGATAGCAGCTTGTTTAAGTGAACAAGATCCAGAAATCGCTACATTAGCCCAAAATTTTGCTAGTTCAGGGTTTCGAGATACAAGTAGGGTCGGGGGAGGAAATCCCGAATTAGGGGTAATGATGGCGCAATATAATCGCCAAGCACTATTACATTCTCTTTATCAATACCGCGAAAATTTATCTGAATTTATTCATATAATTGAGCAGGAAAAGTGGGAATTGTTAGCAGAAAAGTTTAAATTCAATCAACAAGCGCGTCCTGATTTTGTGGAATAG
- a CDS encoding DUF488 domain-containing protein has translation MEYLDKFEVSCVVDVRFTPHAWSRKWYGNQIEKLCLSKGINYVSKIYLGNTSGNANWIPPDKQEANKSLAEVAEIAIEGTVLLLCAEMDWHRCHRVEVANELEKLVKIPVKHLA, from the coding sequence ATAGAATACCTTGATAAATTTGAGGTTTCATGTGTTGTTGATGTCAGATTTACTCCTCATGCGTGGAGTCGTAAATGGTATGGTAATCAGATTGAAAAACTTTGTCTATCCAAAGGTATTAACTACGTTTCTAAAATCTACTTAGGTAATACATCTGGAAATGCAAATTGGATTCCACCAGATAAACAGGAGGCTAATAAATCATTAGCAGAAGTTGCAGAAATTGCTATTGAAGGTACTGTTTTATTACTATGTGCTGAAATGGACTGGCATCGCTGCCATCGAGTAGAGGTTGCTAACGAACTGGAAAAGCTAGTAAAGATTCCTGTAAAACATCTAGCATAA
- the ychF gene encoding redox-regulated ATPase YchF, whose protein sequence is MLRAGIVGLPNVGKSTLFNAVVANAKAEAANFPFCTIEPNVGMVSVPDDRLDVLAKIATSVQTIPARVEFVDIAGLVKGASQGEGLGNQFLSHIREVDAIVHVVRCFENDDIIHVAGSVDPARDIEIINLELGLSDLFQIEKRIERTRKLARTSKDAQSEVEILEKLAAALNEGKSVRQVGLNAEESEIIKGLGLLTNKPIIYAANVSEEDLATGNDFVEKVRAVAALENAQVVIVSAQVEAELVELPEADKADFLESLGVKEGGLKSLIRATYTLLGLRTYFTCGPKETRAWTINAGMSAPQAAGVIHSDFERGFIRAETVAYNDLVTHGSMSAAKEKGLVRSEGKEYIVQEGDVLLFRFNV, encoded by the coding sequence ATGCTAAGAGCCGGAATTGTCGGACTTCCCAACGTCGGAAAATCAACCCTATTTAACGCTGTAGTCGCTAATGCTAAAGCTGAAGCCGCTAACTTCCCATTTTGCACCATTGAACCGAATGTTGGCATGGTATCCGTCCCCGATGACCGGTTAGACGTTCTTGCCAAAATTGCCACCTCAGTACAAACTATACCTGCCCGTGTTGAATTTGTTGACATTGCTGGTTTAGTTAAAGGTGCAAGTCAAGGAGAAGGACTAGGTAATCAATTTTTATCCCACATTCGGGAAGTTGATGCGATCGTTCATGTTGTGCGTTGTTTTGAAAACGATGATATCATTCACGTAGCCGGTTCTGTTGACCCAGCCAGAGATATTGAAATCATTAATTTAGAACTTGGTTTATCGGACTTATTCCAAATTGAAAAACGGATTGAGAGAACTCGTAAACTTGCCCGTACCAGCAAGGATGCCCAATCGGAAGTAGAAATTCTGGAAAAATTAGCTGCCGCTTTAAATGAGGGTAAATCTGTGCGTCAAGTTGGTTTAAATGCGGAAGAATCGGAAATTATTAAGGGCTTAGGATTACTTACTAATAAACCCATTATTTACGCTGCTAATGTTTCTGAAGAAGATTTAGCTACAGGTAATGATTTTGTCGAAAAAGTGCGAGCCGTTGCGGCACTCGAAAATGCCCAAGTTGTCATAGTTTCTGCCCAAGTAGAGGCGGAATTGGTAGAACTACCCGAAGCAGATAAAGCTGATTTTCTGGAATCTTTAGGAGTCAAAGAAGGTGGGCTAAAATCCTTAATTCGGGCAACTTACACTCTTCTAGGATTACGGACTTATTTCACCTGTGGACCGAAAGAAACCAGGGCTTGGACAATCAATGCCGGAATGTCTGCACCTCAAGCCGCAGGAGTCATTCACTCTGATTTTGAACGGGGATTTATTCGGGCGGAAACTGTCGCTTATAATGATTTAGTCACTCATGGTTCAATGAGTGCAGCCAAAGAAAAAGGTTTGGTCAGAAGTGAAGGCAAAGAGTACATTGTCCAAGAAGGGGATGTGTTATTATTCCGGTTTAATGTGTAG